In Bactrocera oleae isolate idBacOlea1 chromosome 5, idBacOlea1, whole genome shotgun sequence, a genomic segment contains:
- the peb gene encoding ras-responsive element-binding protein 1, translated as MLATAAASTQPALDAIQTSVTKMERRDSTTSESSLEHLDLGRTPKKLSAHSSATSTPHTNTNISNINNNRANSNDVHAKDANNTNATTATVACGSNKTLLPHQQRHINDSDEANDYDDDDEESPDEQCIGKQNTLNSRSQRHHKRRSTAPRLDKRTSVHLEFNADDPNSLRKKFRFNRSNSASEQMSSNNESGFVDASCSSHYLNASAVSLAAAAAVAAAAATATTTAAINMTPSLLHSTMSASASASGSASVSATGSHSSSSAASSPRGCGAGLAASSASVSSPESGIGDREREDMKFVCTICDVVSATRHEFTNHIRCHNYASGDTENYTCAICSKVLSSASSLDRHVLVHTGERPFNCKYCHLTFTTNGNMHRHMRTHKQHQHNHHHRRNSNGTKQSSHSHNNNNNSAAGMPTNSGGTDAFASATNTYAQLSNGLIGEGVKTASAEAVTMTNDASTAATAQTGSGAAAAIGAGVNGKRLHSSGVESCESDGGCSTDSSSSAISHSSNNNHSNKNNNSDNINNNATNNCNNNMNAKRNRLGNFKRKLSEQHDEGNADDDADLTTMTATKRRVKTTINNNNIIGEDVEEIDARMGTHTNDSAMVINKTSASSSASAMSAEERDVGEDDDEDVEQKPYFACPVCPVCNTGDFADTRALDNHLDSEHSDIPAKCRHCEVVFRTHRQLSLHPCTQRLLGSRQMPLVECVKCDQSFENGDALELHARDCRTNELRHARRSRSLSDSFTATPLTEAEIEDKTNQIRDNFLRQLYMQSQKPFCAQSLISLPSPQHSAHDEVDSANVSNTDIKIETADTEPTDQLTSNLLSQQSHDSKDLADIQSILNMTSSSSTSNFLKNFEQSVNTPSSNYSLDKDEEEAQDVFTSEFRKMKLRGEFPCKLCTAVFPNLRALKGHNRVHLSAVGPVGPFRCNMCPYSICDKAALVRHMRTHNGDRPYECAECNYAFTTKANCERHLRNRHAKTTRDEVKRAIIYHPSEDSTCDDPAKKLHMFSSPDFDDDMELQYQQHHPKDRSTPVSHLKEILTAESPLAKPIKIQVKSLEQLLDKSTGSVGSYNDSFEERTPATSSLQQGEAAPIDLSMDVLDLSKKPTAKSVEKEGIAAPAPPVTENGIDPEKKLDLFSYVKENLNMPKMLELWSLSAQFPFMPDFAPLMNQMFGGNAAANPFLPPGLDLNKSMQASANMAPPMLPNLNSLMADKLNTHPNTTSDPNIMNQMLPTSMMTPPPPNTGMNMPRHSHISPTVLPGGPVKMVIKNGVLMPKQKQRRYRTERPFACEHCSARFTLRSNMERHVKQQHPQYYAQRHRTGHHSMRGRGASSSTAMNSISHLQAAIAQAHNNATQAQGNGLGASPISEQVKYAILAQQLKARKDTDLLQQALAHGSSSIANSHHMLLNAAGAALGPLGPPNGLQFPFNHLGQPTNVNGTAEDDEPKLIIDEDEDDDVEEILDDNEEDEEFQFSNEHFENVRKFQAPAPVVAERKTTTPTTNESNNETAKKVAETILEQAKKTGQKPNQATSKPSSNFTAKPTPTKSVASTTTPAAPAAPVTPANTMKAMIAQAESVGKFLKEVASSPFKDESQDLVPVAKLVDNATSNAVSFNNYFRPSDVANHMEQSDEEGLVASGSASESNHSGTEDVAAPAEPKKKSAYSLAPNRVSCPYCQRMFPWSSSLRRHILTHTGQKPFKCSHCPLLFTTKSNCDRHLLRKHGDVESAVSVYVPTEDVNEPIPVPKSVEEIEQQQRQREEEERKRKAEEVKLERERREKEQRLQQEKEQQNKLFKQLAVAQLQQQLNVSMSAAANAASSAEADARAKENLSQLNADLPYKCHLCENSFAERFNCLEHIKKQHAPEFTLLLSKGAIVSDAEANQTQLLEDEERRVGEEANNFALLPKLPAYTNRKVICAFCVRRFWSTEDLRRHMRTHSGERPFQCEICLRKFTLKHSMLRHMKKHTSRGPNGGAGGDGASAMANSGSDFSDDEQMPTPTSTSASAFTSATTATTTTAAITATSATQRSPKIHELLSKTNEWRSTHLAGEQKENIAEEQPNGLHNDLIGNLLGISDQGILNKLLSSPDEAAKLLGVEK; from the exons ATGCTCGCCACAGCAGCCGCCAGCACACAACCAGCATTGGATGCCATACAAACGAGCGTCACCAAGATGGAGCGACGTGACTCAACGACGTCGGAATCATCGTTGGAGCACTTGGATTTGGGACGCACACCAAAAAAGCTCAGCGCACACTCATCGGCCACATCTACGCCGCATACAAACACCAACATTAGCAACATAAACAATAACAGAGCCAACAGCAACGATGTGCATGCAAAAGATGCCAACAATACAAATGCCACAACTGCAACTGTTGCCTGTGGTAGCAACAAAACATTGCTACCACACCAGCAGCGACACATCAACGACTCCGATGAGGCGAATGATTATGACGATGATGACGAGGAGTCGCCCGACGAACAGTGCATTGGCAAACAGAATACGCTCAATTCGAGATCACAGCGTCACCATAAGCGTCGCAGCACAGCGCCACGTCTAGACAAACGGACCAGCGTACATTTGGAATTCAATGCGGATGATCCCAATTCGCTGCGCAAGAAGTTTCGTTTTAATCGCAGTAACTCTGCGTCCGAACAAATGTCCAGCAATAATGAGTCTGGCTTCGTGGACGCCAGCTGTAGTAGTCATTATCTGAATGCCTCGGCAGTGTCATTGGCGGCGGCAGCAGcggtggcagcagcagcagcgacgGCGACGACGACAGCTGCAATTAACATGACGCCGTCACTACTGCATAGCACAATGTCTGCATCAGCGTCGGCATCGGGCTCAGCTTCGGTTTCGGCGACAGGCTCGCACAGTTCGTCGTCGGCCGCTAGTTCGCCGCGTGGCTGTGGCGCTGGTTTGGCTGCTTCCTCCGCTTCGGTGTCGAGTCCCGAATCGGGTATAGGCGATAGGGAACGCGAGGACATGAAATTCGTGTGCACCATCTGCGATGTGGTGTCGGCGACGCGACACGAATTCACAAATCATATACGCTGCCACAATTACGCCTCCGGGGATACGGAGAACTACACATGTGCTATTTGCTCTAAG GTACTCTCCTCGGCCTCCTCACTGGATCGGCATGTGTTGGTGCACACGGGCGAACGTCCATTCAATTGCAAATATTGTCACCTCACCTTCACCACCAACGGCAACATGCACCGGCACATGCGCACACACAAGCAGCATCAGCACAATCATCATCATCGCCGCAACTCGAATGGAACAAAGCAAAGTAGTCACagtcacaacaataacaataacagtgcCGCCGGTATGCCCACCAACAGTGGCGGAACCGACGCTTTCGCCTCAGCCACCAACACTTATGCGCAATTAAGTAATGGCTTGATTGGTGAAGGTGTCAAAACAGCATCAGCCGAGGCCGTAACGATGACGAACGATGCCAGTACGGCCGCCACTGCTCAAACGGGTAGTGGCGCCGCCGCCGCCATCGGTGCAGGTGTTAATGGTAAACGCTTGCACAGTAGCGGTGTAGAAAGTTGCGAAAGTGACGGCGGTTGCTCAACAGACTCCTCATCAAGTGCCATCAGCCATAGCTCAAATAATAAtcatagcaacaaaaacaataatagcgacaatatcaacaacaatgccacaaataattgcaataacaatatgaaCGCGAAGCGTAATCGTTTAGGTAATTTTAAGCGTAAACTTAGTGAACAACATGACGAAGGCAACGCGGATGACGACGCCGACCTGACAACGATGACGGCGACGAAGCGACGCGTGAAGACCaccataaacaataataatataatcggCGAGGATGTGGAAGAAATTGATGCGCGCATGGGCACTCATACTAATGACAGCGCCATGGTAATCAACAAAACCAGCGCATCCTCTTCGGCATCGGCCATGTCGGCGGAGGAACGCGATGTCGGCGAAGATGACGATGAGGACGTTGAGCAGAAGCCGTATTTCGCCTGTCCCGTCTGTCCGGTGTGCAATACGGGTGACTTTGCCGATACACGCGCCTTGGACAACCATTTGGACAGCGAGCACTCGGACATACCCGCCAAGTGCCGACACTGCGAGGTAGTCTTTCGCACACACCGCCAACTGAGTTTGCATCCGTGCACGCAGCGCTTGCTCGGCAGCCGGCAGATGCCGCTGGTGGAGTGCGTGAAATGTGATCAGAGCTTTGAGAATGGTGACGCTTTGGAGTTGCATGCGCGCGACTGCCGAACTAACGAGTTGAGACATGCGCGCCGTAGTCGCAGCCTGAGCGATAGCTTTACAGCAACGCCTCTGACGGAAGCCGAAATTGAGGATAAGACGAACCAAATACGCGATAATTTCTTGCGTCAGTTATATATGCAAAGTCAAAAGCCATTTTGCGCGCAGAGTTTGATCTCGCTGCCCTCGCCGCAGCACTCAGCACACGACGAAGTGGATTCGGCGAATGTAAGCAATACCGATATCAAAATCGAGACAGCTGACACTGAGCCAACAGATCAATTGACAAGTAATTTACTATCACAACAGTCGCACGACTCAAAAGATCTTGCCGATATACAATCGATACTCAACATGACTTCGTCGTCGTCAACATCCAATTTTTTGAAGAACTTTGAGCAATCGGTGAACACTCCATCCAGCAATTATAGCTTGGACAAAGATGAGGAGGAGGCGCAAGATGTCTTCACATCTGAGTTTCGTAAAATGAAATTGCGCGGCGAGTTTCCATGCAAGCTCTGCACGGCCGTCTTTCCGAATTTGCGTGCGCTAAAGGGTCATAATCGTGTACATTTGAGCGCCGTCGGCCCAGTTGGTCCGTTCCGTTGCAATATGTGCCCTTACTCGATATGCGATAAGGCTGCGCTGGTGCGACACATGCGTACACATAATGGCGATCGGCCTTACGAATGTGCTGAGTGCAATTATGCTTTCACCACGAAGGCTAACTGCGAACGTCACTTGCGTAATAGACATGCGAAGACTACACGCGATGAGGTAAAACGTGCCATTATATACCATCCATCCGAAGACTCAACTTGCGATGATCCCGCCAAGAAGCTGCATATGTTCTCTTCGCCCGATTTCGATGACGATATGGAGTTGCAATATCAACAACATCATCCCAAAGATCGCTCGACGCCCGTGTCGCATCTTAAAGAAATCTTAACCGCTGAGAGTCCACTTGCCAAACCGATAAAGATACAGGTTAAGAGTTTAGAGCAATTGTTGGACAAGTCAACCGGTTCGGTCGGTAGCTACAATGACTCGTTTGAAGAACGTACACCAGCGACGTCCAGCTTGCAACAAGGCGAGGCTGCGCCCATCGATTTGAGTATGGATGTTTTGGATCTTAGCAAGAAACCCACAGCTAAGTCCGTCGAAAAAGAGGGCATTGCTGCACCAGCACCGCCAGTAACAGAAAATGGTATTGATCCGGAAAAGAAACTGGATCTATTTTCATATGTGAAGGAGAATTTAAACATGCCAAAAATGCTGGAACTCTGGAGTTTGTCTGCACAATTCCCATTCATGCCCGACTTCGCTCCACTAATGAATCAGATGTTTGGCGGCAACGCTGCTGCCAATCCATTTCTACCACCCGGTCTGGACTTAAATAAAAGTATGCAAGCTTCGGCAAACATGGCACCACCTATGCTACCAAATTTGAACTCTCTAATGGCCGATAAGCTAAACACGCATCCAAATACCACATCAGATCCCAATATAATGAATCAAATGTTGCCCACATCCATGATGACGCCACCACCACCGAATACCGGAATGAATATGCCGCGTCACTCGCACATTTCACCCACGGTATTGCCAGGTGGCCCCGTCAAAATGGTCATAAAGAATGGCGTACTAATGCCCAAACAGAAGCAGCGTCGTTACCGCACCGAGCGACCCTTCGCCTGCGAGCATTGCTCCGCGCGATTCACGCTTCGCTCAAATATGGAGCGACACGTAAAGCAACAACACCCTCAGTACTACGCACAACGTCACCGTACCGGCCACCACAGCATGCGTGGACGCGGCGCCAGCAGCTCAACGGCAATGAACAGCATTTCCCATTTACAAGCGGCAATTGCTCAAGCGCACAATAACGCCACTCAAGCACAAGGCAACGGTCTGGGCGCTTCACCGATATCGGAGCAGGTCAAGTACGCGATACTGGCGCAGCAGCTGAAGGCGCGCAAGGACACCGACTTACTGCAACAAGCCCTGGCGCACGGCTCCAGTAGCATTGCAAATAGCCATCATATGTTGCTGAATGCTGCTGGTGCTGCGCTCGGACCGCTCGGCCCACCAAACGGTCTCCAGTTCCCATTCAATCATTTGGGTCAGCCCACAAACGTTAACGGCACCGCGGAGGATGATGAACCAAAATTGATTATTGACGAAGATGAAGATGATGACGTCGAAGAGATACTAGACGACAACGAAGAAGATGAAGAGTTCCAGTTCTCAAACGAACACTTCGAGAATGTGCGCAAATTTCAAGCGCCAGCACCCGTCGTGGCAGAACGTAAGACAACAACCCCAACCACCAATGAGTCAAACAATGAGACAGCGAAGAAAGTTGCCGAAACCATACTCGAACAGGCGAAGAAAACTGGTCAAAAACCAAATCAAGCAACCAGCAAACCCAGCTCAAACTTTACCGCCAAACCCACACCTACTAAGTCAGTTGCATCAACAACAACTCCGGCAGCACCTGCGGCGCCTGTCACGCCAGCCAACACAATGAAAGCCATGATCGCACAAGCCGAGTCGGTGGGCAAGTTTCTGAAAGAGGTCGCCAGTTCACCTTTCAAAGATGAATCGCAAGATCTGGTGCCGGTTGCCAAACTAGTGGACAATGCCACCAGCAACGCCGTTTCATTCAACAATTATTTCCGTCCCAGCGATGTAGCCAATCATATGGAACAAAGTGACGAAGAGGGGCTGGTGGCCTCAGGCAGCGCAAGCGAAAGCAATCACTCCGGCACCGAAGACGTAGCCGCACCAGCGGAGCCGAAAAAGAAATCGGCCTATAGTCTTGCGCCAAACCGTGTCTCATGCCCCTACTGCCAACGCATGTTCCCCTGGTCCAGCTCACTGCGACGCCATATACTAACACACACCGGCCAAAAACCATTCAAATGCTCACACTGTCCGCTGCTCTTCACCACCAAAAGCAATTGTGATCGACATTTGTTGCGCAAACATGGCGACGTAGAGTCAGCGGTGTCGGTCTATGTGCCAACCGAAGATGTCAACGAGCCGATACCAGTGCCAAAATCCGTCGAGGAGATcgaacaacaacagcgacaacGCGAAGAGGAAGAGCGCAAGCGCAAAGCTGAAGAGGTGAAATTGGAGCGTGAGCGTCGTGAGAAGGAGCAGCGCTTACAGCAGGAGAAGGAACAACAAAATAAACTCTTCAAACAATTGGCTGTcgcacagctgcaacaacagctCAATGTCTCAATGAGCGCAGCCGCAAATGCGGCCAGCAGCGCAGAGGCCGATGCACGCGCCAAAGAGAATCTCTCACAGCTCAACGCTGATTTGCCATACAAATGTCATTTGTGTGAGAACTCCTTCGCCGAACGCTTCAATTGTCTGGAACACATCAAAAAGCAGCATGCGCCCGAGTTCACATTGCTACTCAGCAAGGGCGCAATCGTCAGCGATGCCGAAGCCAACCAAACACAACTGCTCGAGGACGAGGAACGACGTGTGGGCGAAGAGGCGAACAACTTTGCGCTGCTGCCAAAACTACCGGCCTACACCAATCGCAAAGTAATTTGCGCCTTCTGCGTGCGTCGCTTCTGGTCCACCGAGGATTTGCGCCGACACATGCGCACACACTCGGGCGAACGTCCGTTTCAATGCGAAATCTGTTTGCGCAAATTCACGCTGAAGCACAGCATGCTGCGACACATGAAAAAGCATACAAGTCGCGGACCGAATGGAGGTGCCGGTGGCGATGGTGCTTCGGCAATGGCTAACAGTGGCTCGGACTTCTCGGACGATGAACAAATGCCGACACCAACGTCTACGTCTGCATCTGCCTTCACCAGCGCCACTACAGCAACGACGACGACTGCGGCGATAACAGCGACATCTGCAACACAGCGTTCACCCAAAATACATGAGCTGTTGAGCAAAACCAACGAATGGCGCAGCACTCACTTGGCTGGCGAACAAAAGGAGAATATTGCCGAAGAACAACCGAATGGACTACACAACGACCTGATCGGCAATCTGTTGGGCATCAGCGATCAGGGTATACTCAATAAATTGCTCTCGTCGCCCGACGAAGCGGCTAAACTGTTGGGCGTGGAGAAGTAA